In Castanea sativa cultivar Marrone di Chiusa Pesio chromosome 6, ASM4071231v1, a single window of DNA contains:
- the LOC142640407 gene encoding uncharacterized protein LOC142640407 isoform X1, which translates to MQGGRGGGDPFSNFGDPFAGFGGFGGFGDHRSLLSNFFGGRNPFDDPFFTRPFGGMLDSNPGFLGSSGSPFMNMRPSGFFEHQGSSGSPFMSMHPSEFLEHQAPEPKRPRGPIIEELNSDDEKEDANKETKENPRKHGRSRSEHYVEDPDDEIEEKKSKQLLYRNDDNRLNHNQSQPQAHNFTFESSTVTYGGANGPYYTSSRTRRTSDGVTVEEAKEADIAARQASHRISRGLHNKGHSVTRKLNSDGKVDTTQILHNLNEDEVVGFEEAWKGNAQKHMPGWSENLIGHGGSSSGHGQAGRGGWALPSTEHAQHSGRVIPDGRDGGVSSRSEVSGRKKSDVKDKSGYSRGKARN; encoded by the exons ATGCAGGGAGGCAGAGGTGGCGGGGATCCTTTCTCTAATTTTGGTGACCCTTTTGCTGGTTTTGGGGGCTTTGGTGGCTTTGGAGATCATAGGAGTTTACTTTCTAACTTTTTTGGAGGGAGGAACCCATTTGATGACCCTTTCTTCACACGCCCATTTGGAGGCATGCTTGATTCAAATCCAGGCTTCCTTGGTTCAAGTGGAAGTCCTTTTATGAACATGCGTCCATCTGGATTTTTTGAGCATCAAGGTTCAAGTGGAAGTCCTTTTATGAGCATGCATCCATCTGAATTTCTTGAGCATCAGGCACCAGAGCCAAAAAGACCAAGGGGCCCGATTATTGAGGAATTGAACTCTGACGATGAAAAAGAAGATGCGAATAAAGAGACTAAAGAAAATCCTAGGAAGCATGGTAGATCAAGGAGTGAACACTATGTTGAGGATCCTGATGATGAAATTGAAG AGAAAAAGAGCAAGCAGTTGCTGTATAGAAATGACGACAACAGGCTGAATCATAATCAATCACAACCTCAAGCTCATAACTTCACCTTTGAGAGCTCCACTGTCACTTATGGCGGTGCCAATGGACCATATTATACCTCATCCAGGACTAGAAGGACAAGTGATGGA GTGACAGTTGAAGAGGCTAAAGAAGCTGATATTGCTGCAAGGCAAGCATCACACAGGATATCTAGGGGACTTCACAATAAG GGGCATTCTGTTACGAGGAAGCTTAATTCAGATGGTAAGGTGGACACAACGCAGATCTTACACAATCTGAATGAAG ATGAGGTTGTGGGATTTGAAGAAGCCTGGAAGGGAAATGCTCAAAAACATATGCCTGGCTGGTCTGAGAATCTTATTGGTCATG GAGGTAGCAGCAGTGGACATGGGCAGGCTGGAAGGGGAGGTTGGGCACTGCCTTCAACAGAGCATGCACAGCACTCGGGAAGAGTGATACCAGATGGTAGAGACGGGGGAGTATCTTCTCGCTCAGAGGTCTCAGGGAGGAAGAAATCTGATGTTAAAGACAAAAGTGGTTATTCTAGGGGGAAAGCTAGAAATTGA
- the LOC142640407 gene encoding uncharacterized protein LOC142640407 isoform X2, translating to MQGGRGGGDPFSNFGDPFAGFGGFGGFGDHRSLLSNFFGGRNPFDDPFFTRPFGGMLDSNPGFLGSSGSPFMNMRPSGFFEHQGSSGSPFMSMHPSEFLEHQAPEPKRPRGPIIEELNSDDEKEDANKETKENPRKHGRSRSEHYVEDPDDEIEEKKSKQLLYRNDDNRLNHNQSQPQAHNFTFESSTVTYGGANGPYYTSSRTRRTSDGVTVEEAKEADIAARQASHRISRGLHNKGHSVTRKLNSDGKVDTTQILHNLNEDEVVGFEEAWKGNAQKHMPGWSENLIGHGNKLRR from the exons ATGCAGGGAGGCAGAGGTGGCGGGGATCCTTTCTCTAATTTTGGTGACCCTTTTGCTGGTTTTGGGGGCTTTGGTGGCTTTGGAGATCATAGGAGTTTACTTTCTAACTTTTTTGGAGGGAGGAACCCATTTGATGACCCTTTCTTCACACGCCCATTTGGAGGCATGCTTGATTCAAATCCAGGCTTCCTTGGTTCAAGTGGAAGTCCTTTTATGAACATGCGTCCATCTGGATTTTTTGAGCATCAAGGTTCAAGTGGAAGTCCTTTTATGAGCATGCATCCATCTGAATTTCTTGAGCATCAGGCACCAGAGCCAAAAAGACCAAGGGGCCCGATTATTGAGGAATTGAACTCTGACGATGAAAAAGAAGATGCGAATAAAGAGACTAAAGAAAATCCTAGGAAGCATGGTAGATCAAGGAGTGAACACTATGTTGAGGATCCTGATGATGAAATTGAAG AGAAAAAGAGCAAGCAGTTGCTGTATAGAAATGACGACAACAGGCTGAATCATAATCAATCACAACCTCAAGCTCATAACTTCACCTTTGAGAGCTCCACTGTCACTTATGGCGGTGCCAATGGACCATATTATACCTCATCCAGGACTAGAAGGACAAGTGATGGA GTGACAGTTGAAGAGGCTAAAGAAGCTGATATTGCTGCAAGGCAAGCATCACACAGGATATCTAGGGGACTTCACAATAAG GGGCATTCTGTTACGAGGAAGCTTAATTCAGATGGTAAGGTGGACACAACGCAGATCTTACACAATCTGAATGAAG ATGAGGTTGTGGGATTTGAAGAAGCCTGGAAGGGAAATGCTCAAAAACATATGCCTGGCTGGTCTGAGAATCTTATTGGTCATGGTAATAAGCTTAG GAGGTAG
- the LOC142641217 gene encoding uncharacterized protein LOC142641217 encodes MKLVWSPETASKAYIDTVKFCELYQESGVAELVSAMAAGWNANFIVETWSKGGIMATSIGLAVASRHTGGRHVCIVTDEQSRLEYVEGMVEAGMSPEIIVGEAEEVMDELVGMDFMVVDCMRKDFTRILRLAKLSSRGAVLVCKNASSLRIASTFKWRSVLDGNVNGGSRRLVHSVFLPVGMGLDIAHVAASGNGGNSGSGSGSGSVKWIKYVDQQSGEEHVIRKVK; translated from the exons ATGAAGCTAGTTTGGTCCCCTGAGACGGCATCAAAGGCCTATATTGATACTGTTAAATTT TGCGAGCTTTATCAAGAATCAGGCGTGGCAGAGCTTGTTTCAGCCATGGCTGCAGGTTGGAATGCAAACTTCATCGTTGAGACATGGTCAAAAGGTGGTATTATGGCCACAAGTATTGGCTTAGCCGTGGCGAGCCGCCACACGGGTGGGAGACACGTGTGCATAGTCACAGATGAGCAGTCAAGGTTAGAGTATGTTGAAGGAATGGTTGAGGCAGGCATGTCACCAGAAATTATTGTTGGAGAGGCAGAGGAAGTTATGGATGAGCTAGTAGGCATGGATTTCATGGTTGTGGATTGTATGCGCAAGGACTTCACAAGAATACTTAGGCTGGCAAAATTGAGCAGCCGTGGTGCAGTTTTGGTGTGTAAGAATGCTAGCAGCTTAAGAATTGCTTCGACTTTCAAATGGCGAAGCGTTCTTGATGGCAATGTCAATGGTGGATCGCGGCGTCTTGTGCATTCTGTGTTTCTGCCAGTGGGGATGGGACTGGATATCGCACATGTTGCTGCTAGTGGTAATGGAGGAAATTCAGGTTCAGGTTCAGGTTCAGGTTCTGTCAAATGGATCAAGTATGTGGATCAACAATCAGGAGAAGAGCATGTTATCAGAAAGGTGAAATGA
- the LOC142641121 gene encoding uncharacterized protein LOC142641121 isoform X1 has translation MKLVWSPETASKAYIDTVKFCELYQESGVAELVSAMAAGWNANFIVETWSKGGIMATSIGLAVASRHTGGRHVCIVTDEQSRLEYVEGMVEAGMSPEIIVGEAEEVMDELSGIDFMVVDCTRKDFTRILRLAKLSSRGAVLVCKNASSLRTASTFKWRSVLDGNGNGGSLRLVRSVFLPVGMGLDIAHVAASGNGGNSGSSSGSVKWIKHVDQRSGEEHVIRKVK, from the exons ATGAAGCTAGTTTGGTCCCCTGAGACGGCATCAAAGGCCTATATTGATACTGTTAAATTT TGTGAGCTTTATCAAGAATCAGGCGTGGCAGAGCTTGTTTCAGCCATGGCTGCAGGTTGGAATGCAAACTTCATCGTTGAGACATGGTCAAAAGGTGGTATTATGGCCACAAGTATTGGCTTAGCCGTGGCGAGCCGCCACACGGGTGGGAGACACGTGTGCATAGTCACAGATGAGCAGTCAAGGTTAGAGTATGTTGAAGGAATGGTTGAGGCAGGCATGTCACCAGAAATTATTGTTGGAGAGGCAGAGGAAGTCATGGATGAGCTTTCAGGCATAGATTTCATGGTTGTAGATTGTACGCGCAAGGACTTTACAAGAATACTTAGGCTGGCAAAATTGAGCAGCCGTGGTGCAGTTTTGGTGTGTAAGAATGCTAGCAGCTTAAGAACTGCTTCGACTTTCAAATGGCGAAGCGTTCTTGATGGCAATGGCAATGGTGGATCGCTGCGTCTTGTGCGTTCTGTGTTTCTGCCAGTGGGGATGGGACTGGATATTGCACATGTTGCTGCTAGTGGTAATGGAGGAAATTCAGGTTCAAGTTCAGGTTCTGTCAAATGGATCAAGCATGTGGATCAACGATCAGGAGAAGAGCATGTTATCAGAAAGGTGAAATGA
- the LOC142641121 gene encoding uncharacterized protein LOC142641121 isoform X2, producing the protein MCELYQESGVAELVSAMAAGWNANFIVETWSKGGIMATSIGLAVASRHTGGRHVCIVTDEQSRLEYVEGMVEAGMSPEIIVGEAEEVMDELSGIDFMVVDCTRKDFTRILRLAKLSSRGAVLVCKNASSLRTASTFKWRSVLDGNGNGGSLRLVRSVFLPVGMGLDIAHVAASGNGGNSGSSSGSVKWIKHVDQRSGEEHVIRKVK; encoded by the exons ATG TGTGAGCTTTATCAAGAATCAGGCGTGGCAGAGCTTGTTTCAGCCATGGCTGCAGGTTGGAATGCAAACTTCATCGTTGAGACATGGTCAAAAGGTGGTATTATGGCCACAAGTATTGGCTTAGCCGTGGCGAGCCGCCACACGGGTGGGAGACACGTGTGCATAGTCACAGATGAGCAGTCAAGGTTAGAGTATGTTGAAGGAATGGTTGAGGCAGGCATGTCACCAGAAATTATTGTTGGAGAGGCAGAGGAAGTCATGGATGAGCTTTCAGGCATAGATTTCATGGTTGTAGATTGTACGCGCAAGGACTTTACAAGAATACTTAGGCTGGCAAAATTGAGCAGCCGTGGTGCAGTTTTGGTGTGTAAGAATGCTAGCAGCTTAAGAACTGCTTCGACTTTCAAATGGCGAAGCGTTCTTGATGGCAATGGCAATGGTGGATCGCTGCGTCTTGTGCGTTCTGTGTTTCTGCCAGTGGGGATGGGACTGGATATTGCACATGTTGCTGCTAGTGGTAATGGAGGAAATTCAGGTTCAAGTTCAGGTTCTGTCAAATGGATCAAGCATGTGGATCAACGATCAGGAGAAGAGCATGTTATCAGAAAGGTGAAATGA